Genomic window (Peromyscus leucopus breed LL Stock chromosome 15, UCI_PerLeu_2.1, whole genome shotgun sequence):
GCTTTCCAATTTGGTCTAATgtgaaatttatttgaaaataaataatggtTTTCATTTTCCCCAGATAGAAAAagaatagactttttttttttttgtttttggagaggCTCTTCCAATGAGGAGTTTGACTGCTGGGCCGCACTCTCTGTCATGGAGGTAAGGAACACTGTGTGGTATTGCTGTTGTAATACTTTTTAATGAGCTATTAGGCACATGGTTCTTGGTGAAATCCCTGAATTGCAGCAGACACTAGCTTAGTGTGATTAACGTTAATATTTTACTCCTACAAATAGTGGGAGGAAGTGCTTCCTGGGCGCAAAGGGCAGAATGGCACAGATGGGCTCTGACATGCGTGTCCCGGTCCCAGGGTCCCTCATTTACCCACTGTGCTTCTTTTTCGTGGCTGTAAAGGGCAAACCATAATCCCACACTTCATGCGAGTTTTTCATACGTGTTTCCAGGAGGCCTGGTACTGATGTCATAACAGATTACATTTTTCTTGTCCTTGAAGCACGTCATGTTCTCAAGTATAATATACAATCTGACTGAAGCAGTCACTGTCAACATACCGGGCACTCACTATATATCAGCTCTTCTTATTAAGTGGCTTCTCCTGTGTCTCGGGACCTAGTACAGAGACTGGGACACACTGCTCAATACTACTCTTAAGCCAAACTAGATGGTGGTTGTCATAGAGCATCCTGataacatatatttaatttttaaattcttttctacaCAGCACTGTAGTAGTtatattaatatttgttttatttatctatctactgagacagggtctcgctctgtagctctgactgtcctagaactcactgtgtaaaccaagctggcttcaaactcacagagatccacctgcctctgcctaccaagtgctgggattaaatgtgtacgtcaccatacctggctacaTTAAACATTTATAATATTAGCTAGAAAAGTATTCTGTACTGTTTATAGGGCAGAAAGCCAAAGGGTCCTCTCACGGACTCCTCCCACCGGCTCCTCCCACCGGCTCCTCCCACCGGCTCCTCCCAGAGAAAGGGATTAGATCTTCTAAATTTGACTCTGGCAGAAAGAACACTGAACCAGAGGTACACTCAAAAGGAACAGGGGCGCAGCCCCCATCCAGCTTACTTGTTCTGAGCATTTCCAAACTTGCTAAAGGGATCCCCAGCCTGCCCTCCATCCCCAGTGAATATGTACAGATAGCCATCCAGGCCAAAGAGAAGCTGTCCCCCATTGTGGTTTGAGGCTGGTTCGTCTATTTCCAAGATGAccctggaagagaaaaagaaactatagGTTAGGCTTTGGCAAGGCTGAAGCTACATGCTCTCCAGAAGCTGGCCGGCCTAAGCCACCGAGGTCTGCAAAGTTAGCCAAACCTGGCTTCAGTCTCTAAGGACCACAGCATAGGTGGATTGGGGCCCTGAGGGTTCCCATGTTTCCTGGTGTAATTCCTATGtgaatcttttaattttttttcagtactaaAGATTGAACCCAGTGCCTTTGCACAAGCCAGGCAAGCAGTCTGCTACTGAGCGGTCTCCCCAGAGAGCTTTCCTCTTTCATACCATGACCTTGCAAGCTGAGACACAGCCGGGGTAACAGCCACCCATCTCTGGGGTTTGCCTTCTACCCCAGCAGAACATCCCATTCCTTCCTTAGAAAGGCAGATGGAGGAGGTCATTCTGTTCTTTCCAACCCTTTAGCCTGTCTatgatgtgtggtggtattgtgttccccaaaatattgtgtaccctaataaacttatctggggtcagagacagaacagccactaataaggctagaaaatggtggcactcacacctttaatcctagcatctcagaggtagaaatccctctggatctctgtgagttcaaggtcacactggaaacagccaggcatggtgacacacacctttaatcccaagaaatgagcctttaatcccagggagtgatggcaaaaccagaaagatatataaggcgtgaagaccagaaactagaagcttttggcctagttaagcatttggctggttaagcttttaggattttagcagcaggtcagctgagattcattcgggatgaggactcagaggcttccagtctgaggaaacaggatcagctgagaagttggccaggtgaggttagctgtggcttgttctgtctctctgatcttccagcgttcaccccaataactggcctcaggtttgattttattaataagaagttttaagattcctgctgtaATAATGGGAaaggggccaggcaggaaggggaaggaagggaagaaggcgGCTGTGATGGAGAGACAAAGGTGATTGTGGAGCCAGCTAGAACTAGTGTCTCATCTGTCCTGGTGAGCAACGTGACACGGTCCAGAGTGACAGGTCTGAGTGGAGGGTCTCAGGGGAGGGGCTGCCTCCTTGCATTGCCTTGTGGGCGTGTCTGTAGGGACTATCTAGACTGTTAACAGATGTGGGagagcacagcccactgtggacacACCATCCTcagacaggtggtcctgggctgtataaagaAGCTTGCTGAGTATAACAGCTACCaggcagcatcctccatggttccCGCTGTCTGTATTGACAGTGTAAGGATTTCCTCAGTTGGAGGTAATGCTGTATGGAGTAGCAAGCAGGCCTACCTTCCCTCAGAGGTGGCCTGTggcctggaagtgtaagtcaaataaatccttccttcccctcagtTGTTAGTCATGGGacctgtcacagcagcagaatgaAACCACAGCACCATCTAACCGTGCATCAATAGCTGTATGGCTTTGTGCCATGGCTCCCATGGGAGTGAGAAACCCCACACTAACGGTAAAGGGTTTGATTTCTCGTGGCCACACAATCAATTAGAGGCTACTGTGTTTGATATATGATCTATCATCACTTTAGAATTCCTTTTGGCTGCCAGTCCTGGCTTCTCCTTTGTAAACACAAGTCAAGCATGACTCTAACTAGGATATTTAAGCAAGGGCTATACCCCATAAGGATGCTTTTCTGAGTTACCCAGGTTGTCTTTTCTCAAcatgtttttatgtgcattactTTTTTTCCTGCAAGTATCGGTTTTTTCCCCCTGCATGCAgttccagcagaggccagaagggggaggTCGTATCCCTcagaactggaactacagatggttgtgagctgttgcGTGGGTGTTGGgtactgaactcgggtcctcgcaAGAACAACAGCTGCCCCTAGCGCCTGAGCCAACTGCCCAGCCTGTTTTCTTAAGATTTTAGGCTAACACTCAGACACCAGGTCTATTCCTTCTCTATCACCCCAAGAACGGATGGGCATCATTTGGGAGCACACACAGGTTCCAGGTTCTCATGGGATTGTCTCACCTCTCTGATTTGGGGTCCGCTTTGTTAGGGTCAGACACAGAAACCTTCATCTCACTTATCCGGATTTTCTCCACCTTCCTCTTGCCCAGACACGAATAATAAATGTAGAACTTGCGGTTGCGGCGGAATCTGGGATGGAAAGCCAGCCCCAAGAATCCTCGCTCATCCCCAATCCACGGTGTGGTCAGCACCATGCTCTTGAGGTCCAGGAAGGGCTGTTCCAGGCGACTCCCATCGGGGAGGTAGACCCACACCACTCCCACCTGCTCGGCGACGAAGAAGCGGCGGGTGCCGTCCCCAGCATGGACCATGGCCACGGGGTTCCTCAGCCCGTTGGCCACCTCGGCCAGGCAGAGCTGCAGGCAGCCCTGGTGGTCCTCAGCCACCGCGCCCAGGTTGCGGTTGAGCTGACTGTTCCTCAGGACATTGGGGAAGCAGTAGTCCTCGTCGGGCAGGTTGAGGAGGTGGCAGAAGCGAGCGCCATCTTTTGCATGGGACTCCTGGAGGCTGCGGTCATTGGTCAGCAGGGAGATGGCAGCGTGGCAGTTGTGGTGGAAAGCTGAGCAGTAGTCTGAGCAGAGGCCCGGGAGGTTCCGGAGGGGGGTCTGAGGGTTCTCGGCATCGTAGAGGTGGGCTGCATAAGGAGAGCACTCCTGGAAGAAGAACAGGAAGCTCCACCAGAGTTCGAACAGGCAAAAAAAAGGAGAAACGGTCTTCTGGAGGTTTGCTTACAAACTGCTGTTAATCGTTTCTCTAGGACCCACATTTTTGATACACAAAAGCAAAATGGCCCACTCTCTAGTGTCAGCCCAGCCCCGTCCGTCCCGTTTGGAGAGCGaagcaaagggagaaggagagaaacgGTGACAGACTCGGGAACAGAAGCCGGCAGCGGGAATGCAGCCATCACCCTGGCACACGAAGGCAGCCATCTAGAGCCCAGAGTTGTTTTGACTCATCTCAGGAACCAAGCCGGTGTTTCTCCAAGGGGGAGAGACTCAGGCCCGGAAGAGCTCTGCTGTGTGGGTGAACCATTGCACCTCTCCCGTGTGCAAGGCCCACGAGCAGGGGCGAGCAAAGTGCACAGTCAACTTCTCACGGAGCTCATACTCCCTGGAGTTCAGAAAACCACTGCAGAAATggggcagacatgatgctggtgTGGTGTAATCAAGAGGTCCTGAAACCTGAAGCCAACCTGATTCCTGCGGAATCACTTCAGGTATAGACCACACGTGGTGGGGGGGAAATGGCCTTGTCTACTTTAACGAATAGATACAAATCAGGTTATATTCTGCTTCAAGTTCAATAAAACAAGGGAGCAGCTGAATGTGGCTTTCTGAATTGGAGAGGACATGGAAGGGAGGGGGTATTCAGTAGAGGGCATCTCAGAAATAAAGTGTCCCTGCTATTTGTAAAACCCAAAGtctggggctgaggagacggctcgGTCACTGAAGGGCTTGCTGGCATGAGGGCTGCATTTGGACCCCAGCCTGGCACtgggtctgtaaccccagccctggagcagagacagaggctctctgcagctcactggccagccacctaCCTGAATCAGGGAGTTCCAATCTTACAAGACcctgagaccctgtcccaaaacataAGGTGAAGGGTGATAAAgatacctgacattgacctccagccagtacacacacacacacacacacacacacacacacacacacacacacacacacaccacatgctcaTCTCAGAGACAAGTCTCCAGGAAACAGCTGAGGGATGGTGCCCTGGCATGAGAGCATAGCCCCAGGGCAATGCCACCAAGGCGGCTGTCCTCTGAGTAAGACTGCACTATGATTCCTGCCTGGGATGTCTGTGCCCATGCATAGAACTGGGGAGGCCAGCATTCTTGGGAACAGTGGTCATCACTGAAAAGAAGGCCTGGAACAGCCACATCATAGCCCTAACATACCCCGGAAGGCGTCAGGTCAAAGGTCAGCCTGGACTTCTGTCCTGTCACTAGAGTGCTGCTTTCTTaacagcagctcctctcctcacctccccacccccacccccaccccccacccccgccccttcGTGTTTTCAATCTCAGCTCACCTACGGTgatgcctcccaagtgtggatGTTGGCTGCTGGTGAGCCTGGAGAAGAGAAACTCTGAGTCATCACCTCCCAGCAACTTGCGGCTCTCTCCATCCAGCTCAGGAGCCCTGCAGACAGGACCCCAACCCTGACCCCACCACTGTCCAGAAGAAAGCCCCCTTTGCaaggcaccccccacccccccccccggcaggTGCCACCACGCCCTCCCTTGTATGATCCACAAATGCCACAGGAACGCTGTGCCCAGCTCTCTGGTCCCTATAGGCAGGTCAGAGCAGCTGCACTGAGAACTCCATGAATACTTCTCAGTCTTCTGCTGTCTGGGGAAAAAGCCCAGCGGGAAGAGCACGGAGAGCCAGTGTACATACACTCTCTCCTCCAGCTCTCCAGGGAGGTACCTGGCAAGAACGTCCTAGCCCAGGATCTGCCATCAGCCCAGCACCCTAAAGCCAGAAAGCCCTTTTCCAAActtgctcttctctcctcctcataggattAGACTCAGACCCACCTGGCAAAGGATGTCTTTAATGTAACCTCCACACAACTCGTGGCCCTTCAGGTCAAAGTAGTTCATGATGTCCCAGTACCGGGCAGCGATGCGGTGGTCCTTGCGCTGATCGCAGCAGCCGAAGGAGTCATAGTCAGAGCAAAACTCCAGGTGGAGAGAAGGACGGAAGGGTGGTCcataatccaagcactgggggtGTCCCTGCAGCAGGCCCACCCAGCCCAAGAATGAGAGGCCCAGGTAGAAAATGCCAGGAGACAGCCATGGGCCCGGACGACCAGGAACAGCCTGTGGGCTGGTATGTTTTCCCAGCATTTGGGCCTCGGGGATTCTCTGCTGCCGCCTTCCTGGGTTGGCCTGCCCAGTCTGCCCAagttccctcccccagctcccaatttctcttccttctttctctccctcacatCCTGCCCCAAGTTCACTGAGGTGGAGTCCTTTCTCTGGACTGGTGGTTCAACATACCTAGTGATGGTCAGTGAGAGGTGCCCTCACCTGGCAGTTCTGTCTAAAAGAAAAGCTGGAGCAAGTCTCAATCCTAGCACCAAGTGGCTGAGGCTCACAGGTCAAAAGGTGTGATGGTGCCGGTGACCGAGGTGCCGTGATTTCCTCAAACGGCACAGAATTCCCACCATGTCGGGAGCGGGCCAGGAAACTCCCACCTGGTTTACGGTTTCTCTGCAGGCTGAGCAGCACATCACAGAGTCCCAACGGCAGGCAGACTCTGTGCAAGGCAAGCGTCCAGGCTCCTGCAGTGCGGAAGGGCACAGAGACGGCCGGTGTGGGTCTGGGAACACGTCAGGGAGGGACGTCTGGTATGTGCTTAGACAGCGTGGAGGGAAATTTCGTCCATCACAAGCAGTCAAGGGAGGGTGACTCAGTCACTTCACTCTGCTGCACAGACTGGAAGGtggcttggttggtagagtgcttgcctagcatgcataaggtcctgggtttgattcccagtacctcaCAAGCCAGACTGTGCTGTGTGCAACTGTCAAGTTaatacttaggaggtagagacaggaaggtcgAAGGTAcgaggtcattcttggctataaatcaagtttgaggccagcctaggctatatgagacccaatctcaaaagtACATAAAAATACCATAGACTGATTGGCTTATAAACAGTATAAGTTTTTCTGTTTAAGAGACTGGAGAACTCAAAATCAAGGAGCCAGCAAGTCCAGTGTCCAGTGAGGAATCTTTATAGCCTCACAGTAAGAGACAGGACAAACCCACCCTCTGAAGCCCCCTTCCAGACACCCCAGTCGCCTCCTAGCATGTCAAGGGGGTACAtgaaaattgaactcagggtctcacatATGCTGAGCACACCCTACCACTGACCTGTACCCCTTAGCTGCTATAGTTTCTAAAATGCATACATTGAAAACTTgtcgtcaccaccaccaccaccaccagcttgcGGAACCATTGGAATGTGCTAGAACCTCCAGAGACATGGCCTCACAGAAAGAAATCAGGTGCAGAGGGGGTGTCCTGAGCA
Coding sequences:
- the Hhipl2 gene encoding LOW QUALITY PROTEIN: HHIP-like protein 2 (The sequence of the model RefSeq protein was modified relative to this genomic sequence to represent the inferred CDS: inserted 1 base in 1 codon); amino-acid sequence: MLGKHTSPQAVPGRPGPWLSPGIFYLGLSFLGWVGLLQGHPQCLDYGPPFRPSLHLEFCSDYDSFGCCDQRKDHRIAARYWDIMNYFDLKGHELCGGYIKDILCQECSPYAAHLYDAENPQTPLRNLPGLCSDYCSAFHHNCHAAISLLTNDRSLQESHAKDGARFCHLLNLPDEDYCFPNVLRNSQLNRNLGAVAEDHQGCLQLCLAEVANGLRNPVAMVHAGDGTRRFFVAEQVGVVWVYLPDGSRLEQPFLDLKSMVLTTPWIGDERGFLGLAFHPRFRRNRKFYIYYSCLGKRKVEKIRISEMKVSVSDPNKADPKSERVILEIDEPASNHNGGQLLFGLDGYLYIFTGDGGQAGDPFSKFGNAQNKSSLLGKVLRVDVNGAGTDGRRYRVPLDNPFVSEPGAHPAVYAYGVRNMWRCAVDRGDPVTRQGRGRMFCGDVGQNKFEEVDLIVKGGNYGWRAKEGFECYDKKLCHNASLDDILPIYAYGHDVGKSVTGGYVYRGCESPNLNGLYIFGDFMSGRLMALQEDRKTKKWRKRDICLGNATCAFPGLINTYSKFIISFAEDEAGELYFLATSYPSAYAPHGSIYKFVDPSRRAPPGKCRYKPVPVKTKTRKIRFQPLAITVLDLMKEEESQKAARRSSNATLASDRTASQKGSPKKPAXSTSRQKSSRGPGTKKKGRVWSPGPQGKRKQNPHARSAGIRQVTEQKSPGRSQQ